Proteins from one uncultured Anaeromusa sp. genomic window:
- a CDS encoding KTSC domain-containing protein — protein sequence MDKTQNNLKRFSNISYNPTTYVLVITFEDGSSHRHPGISQTTHDALISAPSPEQYYQEQLEKIYPFQKVVK from the coding sequence ATGGATAAAACTCAAAATAACTTGAAACGTTTTTCCAATATCAGCTATAATCCCACCACCTACGTTCTCGTAATCACCTTTGAAGACGGGTCTAGCCATCGGCATCCTGGAATCTCACAGACCACGCATGATGCTTTAATTTCCGCACCTTCCCCTGAACAGTATTATCAAGAACAGCTCGAAAAAATTTACCCCTTTCAAAAAGTTGTTAAATAA